A single Sporosarcina sp. FSL W8-0480 DNA region contains:
- a CDS encoding branched-chain amino acid ABC transporter permease — MKRKFQLNHYLLVVIVIALAIFPFVSESRTWTILLTQIFIFSILAMSYDILLGYTGIVSFGHAMFFGMGAYTTAVMLKRIEPTMGTFILSIGVGMLLAALISFFIGLLTLRLKSHFYAMLTLAVSGLFLVLAEKWRTLTQGNDGFTFKAPEFFKDRVMFYLVVLACLVLVYVFLRRFVNSPFGRVLVAVRENEQRTSSLGFNPLHYKVIASVVAGVIASLAGSLYAISLRFVNTSVLTMDITLDALLMTIIGGVGTLIGPIVGAGVIELAQHYLSGLAKEYPIFERWIIFFGIVYILAVVFFPRGVVGTIREQYWKWKMKKGGAKSEPKKEVS, encoded by the coding sequence ATGAAAAGAAAATTTCAATTAAACCATTACTTACTTGTTGTCATTGTGATCGCGCTTGCCATCTTCCCATTCGTCTCGGAATCAAGGACATGGACTATATTACTCACGCAAATATTCATCTTCTCGATTCTTGCGATGAGTTATGATATTTTGCTTGGTTATACCGGAATCGTGTCGTTCGGGCATGCGATGTTCTTTGGGATGGGGGCGTACACGACCGCAGTCATGCTGAAGAGGATTGAGCCAACGATGGGGACGTTCATCCTTTCAATCGGTGTCGGCATGCTGCTTGCGGCATTGATCAGTTTCTTCATCGGCTTGCTTACATTGCGATTGAAAAGCCACTTCTATGCGATGCTGACACTCGCTGTATCGGGATTGTTTTTAGTGTTGGCGGAGAAATGGCGGACATTGACTCAGGGGAATGACGGATTCACGTTCAAGGCGCCGGAGTTTTTCAAGGATCGGGTCATGTTTTATCTCGTCGTTCTTGCCTGCCTTGTACTCGTTTATGTGTTCCTAAGAAGGTTTGTGAATTCCCCATTCGGAAGAGTGCTTGTTGCCGTCAGGGAGAATGAACAGCGAACAAGTTCCCTCGGTTTCAATCCACTGCATTATAAAGTGATTGCCTCTGTCGTTGCAGGTGTCATCGCAAGCCTTGCCGGTTCGCTATATGCCATATCGCTTCGGTTCGTCAATACGAGCGTGCTTACGATGGATATCACATTAGATGCGTTGCTTATGACGATCATCGGCGGTGTAGGGACATTGATCGGACCGATTGTAGGTGCGGGTGTAATTGAATTGGCGCAGCATTATTTATCCGGATTAGCAAAAGAATATCCGATTTTCGAACGTTGGATCATCTTCTTCGGAATCGTATACATTTTGGCGGTTGTCTTCTTCCCAAGAGGTGTCGTCGGAACGATACGGGAGCAATATTGGAAATGGAAGATGAAAAAGGGTGGAGCAAAATCTGAACCTAAGAAGGAGGTTTCATAA
- a CDS encoding branched-chain amino acid ABC transporter permease has protein sequence MELLINLTINGLATGMLIFLLASGLTLIFGLMSVLNFAHGGLFAWGAYSGVWFYSITGSFILGILGAIVTGAVLGFITEKLIITPVYGNHVQQILITLGFMLVLAELLKVVWGPNQIPAKVPPYLAGSWEIGDVLIIKYRLFIIIVGFLVFGIFQYMLQKTKIGLVVRAGVMNKEMVQALGINIKRVFLYVFMTGAALAALGGVLFAPYSGVIYAEMGFEFAILAFIVVVIGGMGSFSGSLSAAILVGLAGSYMAYYVPALSLAVNMMLMAIVLIFRPQGLFRAKG, from the coding sequence ATGGAATTACTTATCAATTTGACGATAAACGGCTTGGCAACAGGCATGCTCATCTTTCTTCTTGCTTCCGGATTGACCCTTATTTTCGGTTTGATGAGCGTATTGAACTTTGCACACGGTGGATTGTTCGCATGGGGTGCATATTCTGGGGTCTGGTTTTATTCAATTACAGGGAGTTTCATCCTTGGTATTTTAGGTGCGATTGTTACAGGGGCAGTCCTTGGTTTCATCACAGAAAAACTAATCATCACGCCGGTTTACGGGAATCACGTCCAACAGATTTTGATTACACTTGGATTCATGCTTGTGTTGGCAGAGCTGTTGAAAGTCGTCTGGGGGCCGAATCAAATCCCGGCAAAAGTGCCGCCTTATTTAGCGGGAAGCTGGGAAATCGGGGATGTTCTCATTATTAAATACCGTCTATTCATCATAATCGTCGGGTTTCTTGTCTTCGGCATTTTTCAATACATGTTGCAAAAGACGAAGATCGGCCTTGTTGTCCGAGCCGGCGTTATGAATAAAGAAATGGTGCAGGCACTTGGTATCAATATTAAGCGTGTGTTTTTATATGTATTCATGACTGGCGCGGCACTTGCTGCACTTGGTGGTGTGCTGTTTGCACCGTATTCCGGTGTAATCTATGCGGAAATGGGATTTGAGTTTGCCATTTTGGCGTTCATCGTTGTAGTTATCGGTGGAATGGGCAGTTTTTCAGGATCGTTATCAGCCGCTATTCTTGTTGGATTAGCGGGGAGTTATATGGCCTATTACGTTCCGGCACTTTCACTTGCGGTCAATATGATGCTTATGGCTATTGTATTAATCTTCCGTCCGCAAGGGCTATTCAGGGCAAAGGGGTGA
- a CDS encoding ABC transporter ATP-binding protein, which produces MKTLLKVEDIHTHIGQYHILQGVSFEARVGEVSVLLGRNGAGKTTTLKTIMGLTPASKGTILFEDKDIKKQPTYVIANTGIGYVPEDQGIFADLTVEENMKVAMRKEDDATLARQEYVLDLFPDLKTFWKKDGGHLSGGQKQMLAMARAFVHESKLLLIDEPSKGLAPIVVEKVMEAITEMKKSTTIVLVEQNFIMASRIGDRYTLIDDGATVHAGEMKDLIANEELKRKYLGIG; this is translated from the coding sequence ATGAAAACCTTGCTGAAAGTTGAGGATATCCATACGCATATCGGGCAATATCATATCCTCCAAGGTGTTTCATTTGAAGCACGTGTTGGTGAAGTGAGTGTGCTGTTGGGACGAAACGGGGCTGGGAAAACGACGACTTTGAAAACGATCATGGGATTGACACCCGCTTCGAAAGGGACAATTCTTTTTGAAGACAAGGACATCAAAAAACAGCCTACATATGTAATTGCAAATACAGGCATCGGGTACGTCCCGGAAGACCAGGGGATATTCGCCGATTTGACCGTCGAGGAAAATATGAAAGTAGCAATGCGAAAAGAGGATGACGCGACACTTGCCCGGCAGGAATATGTGTTGGATCTCTTCCCTGATTTGAAGACGTTTTGGAAAAAGGATGGAGGGCATCTGTCAGGTGGACAGAAGCAGATGTTGGCGATGGCAAGAGCTTTCGTCCATGAAAGCAAGCTGCTGTTAATCGACGAACCATCAAAAGGCCTTGCCCCGATTGTCGTCGAAAAGGTGATGGAAGCCATTACGGAAATGAAGAAGAGCACGACGATTGTGCTTGTCGAACAGAATTTCATCATGGCAAGCCGGATTGGAGACCGGTACACACTTATTGACGATGGCGCGACAGTGCATGCCGGTGAGATGAAAGATTTGATAGCGAATGAAGAATTGAAACGAAAATATTTGGGAATCGGGTGA
- a CDS encoding ABC transporter ATP-binding protein: MEPIIKTENLTIRFGGHTAVSKVNFEMPAKQLKSIIGPNGAGKTTFFNLLSGELKATEGDVYFKGEKITSMSSVARARLGLGRSFQITNVFPNLTVLENVRLAVQSKEKIRYQMYRHFTYHKKLMEEAERLIGVVLLQGKEHAIASQLSHGEKRKLEIAMLLALDTEVLLLDEPTAGMSLEEVPAILDVIKAIKQTGEKTILLIEHKMDMILDLSDSIMVLFNGKLLADGSPEEIMNNETVQNAYLGGLCDENLAES, encoded by the coding sequence GTGGAACCGATCATTAAAACAGAGAATTTAACAATTCGCTTCGGAGGACATACGGCAGTATCCAAAGTGAATTTTGAAATGCCAGCAAAACAGTTGAAGTCAATCATCGGTCCGAATGGGGCGGGGAAGACGACGTTTTTTAATTTGCTTAGCGGAGAATTGAAGGCTACAGAAGGCGATGTCTATTTCAAAGGGGAGAAGATCACTTCGATGTCATCCGTCGCACGGGCGCGGTTGGGTCTTGGCCGTTCATTCCAAATAACGAACGTATTTCCGAATTTGACGGTACTTGAAAATGTACGTCTTGCGGTCCAATCAAAGGAAAAGATCCGGTATCAGATGTATCGGCATTTCACTTATCATAAAAAGCTGATGGAAGAAGCGGAGAGGCTGATTGGGGTCGTTTTGCTGCAAGGAAAGGAGCATGCCATCGCGAGCCAGTTGTCCCATGGTGAAAAAAGGAAATTGGAGATCGCGATGCTTTTGGCGCTTGATACGGAAGTGCTTTTGTTAGATGAACCGACTGCAGGAATGTCGCTTGAGGAAGTGCCAGCTATCCTTGACGTCATAAAAGCGATCAAGCAGACGGGGGAAAAGACGATTCTTTTGATCGAACATAAGATGGATATGATTCTTGACCTATCGGACTCGATCATGGTGCTTTTCAACGGCAAACTGCTTGCTGACGGAAGCCCTGAGGAAATCATGAACAACGAGACCGTTCAAAACGCGTACTTAGGAGGATTGTGTGATGAAAACCTTGCTGAAAGTTGA
- a CDS encoding substrate-binding domain-containing protein → MKKKSWLYLLVAMMLIIMAACSKSDGGEASTKTDDDEKATNQSNQNEDDEEELGTIKIGVLASLTGALESYGKQTKQGFELGLEYATGGTMVVAGKKIEVVYEDTETKPEVAVQKATKLLEEDEVDFLVGSSSSGDTLAVLPLAEEYEKIMIVEPAVADSITGSEFNPFIFRTARNSSQDAVAGAAAIAGPGVKIATFAPDYSFGWDGIAAFKKAAEALGAEIILEEFADPAATDFTSNLQKVIEAKPDYMFVVWAGANSPWNQIADLKMQEKGIKISTGAPDIPALSIMEPLIGMEGFSVYYHTLPNNPINDWLVKEHKARYNGEVPDLFTPGGMSAAIAIVEALNKSNGDADGNKLISIMEGMSFETPKGKMTFRAEDHQALQTLYSIKLEKQEGIPYPVPVLLRELSPEETEPPILNK, encoded by the coding sequence ATGAAGAAGAAATCATGGTTGTATTTATTAGTCGCAATGATGTTAATCATCATGGCGGCTTGCAGCAAATCCGACGGTGGCGAAGCATCCACAAAGACGGACGATGACGAAAAAGCAACAAACCAGTCAAATCAAAACGAAGATGATGAGGAAGAATTAGGCACTATCAAAATCGGTGTCCTTGCCTCCCTAACTGGCGCCCTTGAATCATACGGAAAGCAAACCAAACAAGGCTTCGAACTTGGACTCGAGTATGCAACAGGCGGAACAATGGTCGTCGCGGGCAAAAAGATTGAAGTCGTCTACGAAGACACAGAAACAAAACCTGAAGTCGCAGTTCAAAAAGCAACAAAACTACTTGAAGAAGATGAAGTCGACTTCCTCGTCGGATCATCCAGTTCAGGTGACACACTCGCAGTACTTCCACTTGCTGAAGAATACGAGAAAATCATGATCGTCGAGCCGGCGGTTGCCGACAGCATCACAGGCTCGGAATTCAACCCGTTCATTTTCCGTACAGCACGTAACTCATCACAAGACGCTGTAGCAGGAGCTGCTGCAATTGCTGGACCTGGAGTGAAAATCGCTACATTTGCACCGGACTACTCATTCGGATGGGATGGCATTGCGGCGTTTAAAAAAGCGGCTGAAGCATTAGGGGCTGAAATTATCCTTGAAGAATTTGCTGACCCGGCTGCAACTGACTTCACTTCCAATTTACAAAAAGTCATTGAAGCAAAACCGGATTATATGTTCGTCGTTTGGGCTGGTGCAAACTCGCCTTGGAACCAAATTGCCGATTTGAAGATGCAAGAGAAAGGCATCAAAATTTCAACGGGTGCACCTGATATCCCGGCACTATCCATCATGGAGCCACTTATCGGAATGGAAGGATTCTCAGTTTACTACCACACGCTTCCAAACAACCCAATCAATGATTGGTTAGTCAAGGAACATAAAGCGAGATACAACGGTGAAGTTCCGGATCTATTCACACCGGGCGGTATGTCCGCAGCCATCGCGATTGTTGAAGCTTTGAATAAATCGAATGGTGACGCAGACGGCAATAAGTTGATTTCCATCATGGAAGGCATGTCTTTCGAAACACCGAAAGGGAAAATGACATTCCGTGCGGAAGACCACCAAGCATTGCAAACACTTTACTCTATTAAACTTGAAAAACAAGAAGGCATTCCGTACCCAGTGCCGGTACTTCTCAGAGAATTGTCACCTGAGGAGACTGAGCCACCAATCCTAAATAAGTAA
- a CDS encoding BTAD domain-containing putative transcriptional regulator, whose protein sequence is MQTKPILLSKLMPPTPSATYMRRASFIKKMKMAEKVKLTLLHSGAGYGKSSGLAAYFHDTRALYSWFSVTEADDDILPFITYLTESIRHVCPQFGDSLSEWDDPEIYPRELDLERWLALFMNELFELDKPFFIVIDDFHYVDHVFQINYLIEKMIGMLPPQVHLVVATRNRPRWSGLVKLKLTGQLNELMEADLIFSEDEVSVFFEDYFDQVLTSVEAASIIQLTEGWAIAVNLLAIHVTGANSDFSVEMKPALHDLFAYLSEEVFNRMTPEEQEWALSFSIFPMFSEDLIKNFYGDQAARILQELAGRHVFIQSIGEGSYRYHALFQQFLERKWQSVDKRQYEANQKKAAEFYLHRKEPIPAIAHSIKSGDAQFIGKIITDNGSALIKSGQFEWLLDILKGLSFEMRESYYPLYYFEGEAHRYRAFYEKAREAYTKCIQIAEKNGDDYYAGRANAGIAHIYLDTIQPGLADSYLMNAILLAEKSEKTTPLEMELLKRQFAENLVNLGRASAASEWVEREIQDKSILREGNLDARIALRTGQLNETQAILASRVDDSNLPDAHRETDVLLSLVYAMTGQTELAMESAAKGIRLGVAEKSGFIEAVGRIRMGHAKILADPTDLTTPKEFYTKAIERMDELNVSRGNAEAYMGLSILATREGNYSEAIQYGKAGLHETERVNDGWLSGLIHIGLAIVYFYARDEKESERHLLEAERIFKECGDHYGEMVTAFWLMSIYDRMANEDLCQVYSKRCFFLMMTHHYSFFLSSDTLFGPFDRQSIHPLVLKAARQLPTEVSIQQAAHFLQLDDIVSHPGYKLDVHVLGPFTMYLGFDEVDERKWQRDKAKELFLYLLLNKNRYVPKEEIMQALWMDADEKSADRDFKVALNALLKVIEPERSAREPSFFILRKQTMYRLNPKAEIRSDLDQFNLYMEKGLSEKDAKQTVESLLKAASLYKGKLFEEKLSVEWISHQRDQTEQHYIQVIERLAQSFTRLREYGKTIEWAERLLHIEPTWEEAYRLLMYAHYQLQNRPQSIKWYMKCKSVLQEEFSIEPMETTEQMYRMIMNEL, encoded by the coding sequence ATGCAGACAAAACCTATATTGCTTTCTAAACTAATGCCACCGACGCCATCCGCGACGTATATGCGACGGGCTTCGTTCATTAAAAAAATGAAGATGGCTGAAAAGGTAAAGTTGACACTTTTGCATAGTGGTGCGGGGTACGGGAAGAGTTCTGGGCTGGCGGCTTACTTTCATGATACGCGGGCGTTGTATAGCTGGTTTTCTGTTACGGAGGCGGACGATGATATCCTCCCATTTATTACGTATTTGACAGAAAGCATCCGGCATGTTTGTCCGCAGTTCGGAGACTCCCTATCCGAATGGGATGACCCTGAAATCTATCCAAGAGAACTCGATCTTGAGCGTTGGCTTGCATTATTCATGAATGAGCTTTTCGAATTAGACAAACCTTTTTTTATCGTTATTGATGACTTCCATTATGTCGACCACGTTTTTCAGATCAATTACTTAATCGAAAAGATGATCGGGATGTTGCCGCCACAAGTTCATCTTGTCGTAGCCACGCGAAATCGTCCGCGTTGGTCGGGTTTGGTGAAATTGAAATTAACGGGACAGCTGAATGAATTGATGGAAGCGGATCTCATATTCTCTGAAGACGAGGTTTCGGTATTTTTTGAGGATTATTTCGATCAGGTTTTGACCTCTGTAGAGGCAGCTTCCATTATTCAATTAACGGAAGGCTGGGCAATCGCAGTGAACCTGTTGGCGATTCATGTCACTGGTGCGAACAGTGATTTTTCTGTTGAGATGAAACCTGCTTTGCATGATTTATTCGCTTATCTCTCGGAAGAAGTCTTCAATCGGATGACCCCGGAAGAACAGGAGTGGGCGCTATCTTTCTCCATATTTCCGATGTTTTCCGAGGATTTAATAAAGAACTTTTATGGAGATCAAGCGGCAAGGATTCTCCAGGAACTTGCGGGCCGACATGTGTTCATCCAGTCGATCGGTGAAGGATCGTACCGCTATCATGCGCTTTTCCAACAATTTTTGGAACGGAAATGGCAGAGTGTCGACAAGCGACAATACGAAGCGAATCAAAAGAAAGCAGCGGAATTCTATCTCCATCGGAAGGAGCCTATCCCGGCCATTGCTCATTCAATAAAAAGCGGTGACGCACAGTTCATAGGCAAAATAATAACGGATAATGGTTCCGCATTAATCAAATCAGGTCAGTTCGAATGGCTGCTTGACATACTGAAAGGGCTTAGTTTTGAAATGCGGGAGTCGTATTATCCCCTTTATTATTTTGAAGGTGAAGCCCATCGATATCGCGCATTTTACGAGAAAGCAAGGGAAGCTTATACGAAATGCATCCAGATTGCTGAAAAGAACGGCGACGATTATTATGCGGGAAGGGCGAATGCAGGGATCGCGCATATATACTTGGACACAATCCAACCAGGATTAGCCGACTCTTATTTAATGAACGCGATTCTGTTAGCCGAGAAAAGTGAGAAGACTACGCCTCTTGAAATGGAGTTACTAAAACGGCAATTCGCCGAGAATCTTGTCAACTTGGGTAGGGCATCTGCGGCATCGGAATGGGTGGAGCGGGAAATTCAAGACAAAAGCATATTACGGGAAGGCAATTTGGACGCACGGATTGCGTTAAGAACTGGGCAATTAAATGAAACGCAGGCTATTCTTGCTTCAAGGGTCGACGATTCCAATTTACCGGATGCACATCGTGAAACGGATGTCCTACTTTCTTTAGTTTACGCGATGACAGGACAAACAGAGCTTGCAATGGAAAGTGCCGCGAAGGGAATCCGGTTAGGCGTCGCGGAAAAGTCCGGATTCATCGAAGCCGTTGGACGTATTCGAATGGGCCATGCGAAAATACTTGCAGACCCTACCGATTTGACCACACCTAAAGAGTTTTACACAAAGGCGATAGAGCGAATGGATGAATTGAATGTCTCCCGAGGCAACGCGGAGGCTTATATGGGTTTATCCATTTTGGCTACAAGGGAAGGGAACTATTCCGAAGCGATTCAATATGGAAAAGCAGGTTTGCATGAAACGGAACGGGTGAATGACGGCTGGTTGTCCGGATTAATACATATCGGCTTGGCAATCGTCTACTTTTACGCGCGAGATGAAAAAGAAAGTGAACGTCATTTACTTGAAGCAGAGCGGATATTTAAGGAATGTGGAGATCACTACGGGGAGATGGTCACCGCATTTTGGCTCATGTCAATCTATGACCGAATGGCGAATGAGGATTTATGCCAAGTGTATTCAAAACGGTGTTTCTTCCTTATGATGACACATCATTACTCATTCTTTTTGTCATCGGATACCCTATTCGGCCCATTCGATCGCCAGTCCATCCATCCATTAGTGCTAAAAGCCGCACGCCAACTTCCTACAGAAGTAAGCATCCAACAAGCGGCCCATTTTCTGCAATTAGATGACATCGTTTCCCACCCGGGCTACAAATTAGATGTGCACGTCTTAGGCCCCTTCACGATGTACCTTGGATTCGACGAAGTTGACGAACGCAAATGGCAACGTGACAAAGCGAAAGAACTCTTCCTCTATTTGCTTTTGAATAAAAATCGATACGTCCCGAAAGAAGAAATCATGCAGGCATTATGGATGGATGCCGATGAAAAAAGCGCCGACCGCGATTTCAAAGTAGCATTGAATGCATTATTAAAAGTGATCGAACCGGAACGAAGCGCAAGAGAACCATCCTTTTTCATCTTACGCAAACAAACGATGTACCGATTAAACCCCAAAGCCGAAATTCGAAGCGACTTGGATCAATTCAATCTATACATGGAAAAAGGCCTGTCGGAAAAAGACGCAAAACAAACCGTCGAATCCCTTCTAAAAGCAGCTTCCTTGTACAAAGGAAAACTGTTCGAAGAAAAATTATCCGTCGAGTGGATCTCCCATCAACGCGACCAAACCGAACAGCATTACATCCAAGTAATCGAACGCCTCGCCCAATCCTTCACCCGATTGCGCGAGTATGGAAAAACAATCGAATGGGCAGAACGACTATTGCACATCGAACCAACATGGGAAGAAGCATACCGCCTACTCATGTACGCACACTACCAACTCCAAAACCGCCCACAGTCAATCAAGTGGTACATGAAATGCAAATCCGTCTTACAAGAAGAATTCTCAATCGAACCAATGGAAACAACCGAGCAAATGTACAGAATGATCATGAACGAATTATGA
- a CDS encoding catalase, whose amino-acid sequence MFGNEDKYIAPDEAVDAIEDFAGRYPGYRRAHAKGIAFEAEFVPNGNVASLTKAQHLLGEKVQTVVRYSHSTVTPDPPEWLVPFKGMAVRFSLPNGGVTNLTMANIPVFITKTPEAFVRLLKMMTKGELSWREKWRVLRKDTEFRAVPTLLKQLKPTVSFAEETYYALHSYYLVNEQNKRQAVRFRWVPVLEEERGLLAGRMDDLEAELIDRMKSGDVQFRLVIQIAGEGDLVDDPSVRWPEERPMIDAGILTLKSVREDAAERLVFDPTIEVQGLECSDDPILRYRSSVYAESSGRRLREERLPK is encoded by the coding sequence ATGTTTGGGAATGAAGACAAGTATATAGCGCCGGATGAAGCGGTCGATGCGATTGAAGATTTTGCGGGAAGGTATCCAGGGTATCGGCGGGCGCATGCGAAGGGAATTGCTTTTGAAGCAGAATTTGTGCCGAACGGGAATGTGGCATCCTTGACGAAAGCGCAACATTTGTTAGGTGAAAAAGTTCAAACTGTTGTCCGGTATTCCCATAGTACTGTGACGCCTGATCCTCCTGAATGGCTTGTACCGTTCAAGGGGATGGCGGTCCGGTTTTCATTGCCGAATGGCGGAGTTACGAACTTGACGATGGCGAATATTCCAGTGTTCATAACGAAGACGCCTGAAGCGTTTGTCAGGTTGCTAAAGATGATGACGAAAGGTGAGCTGTCGTGGCGTGAAAAATGGCGTGTCCTTCGGAAAGATACTGAATTTCGGGCGGTGCCAACCCTCTTGAAGCAATTGAAACCAACTGTGAGTTTTGCGGAGGAGACGTACTATGCGCTCCATTCGTATTACTTGGTGAACGAGCAAAACAAGCGGCAAGCTGTACGGTTCAGGTGGGTGCCTGTCCTTGAAGAGGAGAGGGGATTGTTAGCCGGTCGTATGGATGATTTGGAGGCTGAGCTGATAGATCGAATGAAAAGCGGAGATGTGCAATTTCGCCTGGTGATCCAGATAGCAGGAGAGGGTGACCTCGTGGATGATCCAAGTGTCAGGTGGCCAGAGGAACGGCCGATGATCGATGCAGGAATTCTGACGCTGAAATCAGTGAGGGAAGACGCAGCAGAGCGCCTCGTTTTTGATCCGACGATCGAAGTACAAGGACTTGAATGCTCGGATGATCCGATTCTCCGATATCGTTCATCAGTATATGCGGAATCGTCGGGAAGGCGATTACGGGAGGAACGATTGCCTAAATAA
- a CDS encoding DUF5694 domain-containing protein, protein MTAMRNKPTILLLGTFHMGETADVYVTETDDLFSETRQKEIREVVEQLATFKPTKVAVEVEKKWDAALNEKYDAYIKGDYDLEMNEVFQLGFRIAKKAGLSKVNAIDWMEKGSRRKTSGEVYQWAKENQPKLFQEIFGWLEDGHDLLAIGNRTVKEWFSYANEPEVIKQHHRMNLNIARLKEVEAYVGIDWLVWWYERNLILFSNLMDLATSGDERILFIVGSGHVEIVGNFLRESGAVVIEPVLPYLV, encoded by the coding sequence ATGACTGCAATGCGTAATAAACCAACCATACTGCTCTTAGGTACGTTCCATATGGGCGAGACTGCGGACGTCTACGTTACGGAGACGGATGACTTATTTTCGGAGACGAGACAGAAGGAAATTAGGGAGGTTGTGGAACAGTTAGCTACGTTCAAACCGACCAAGGTGGCTGTCGAGGTGGAGAAGAAGTGGGATGCCGCTCTAAATGAAAAGTATGATGCGTACATAAAAGGCGACTATGATTTAGAGATGAATGAAGTGTTTCAGCTTGGATTTAGGATTGCAAAAAAAGCAGGTCTTTCGAAAGTTAATGCGATTGACTGGATGGAGAAAGGCTCTAGGCGAAAGACTTCCGGAGAGGTCTACCAATGGGCGAAGGAGAATCAGCCAAAGTTATTCCAGGAAATTTTCGGTTGGTTAGAAGACGGGCATGATTTACTTGCAATCGGAAATCGAACAGTAAAAGAATGGTTTTCTTATGCGAACGAACCGGAAGTGATCAAGCAACATCATCGTATGAACCTAAACATCGCTCGATTAAAAGAAGTGGAAGCGTATGTCGGCATCGACTGGTTGGTCTGGTGGTATGAGCGGAATTTAATCCTGTTTTCTAATTTAATGGATTTAGCGACTTCAGGTGATGAGCGGATTTTGTTCATTGTCGGATCGGGTCATGTTGAGATTGTTGGGAATTTCCTTCGTGAAAGCGGAGCGGTTGTGATTGAGCCAGTGCTGCCGTATTTAGTTTAA
- a CDS encoding GNAT family N-acetyltransferase — MNYEICEIDEKNSKDVLELRVSEEQRGYIESLEVCLKDAEEWPEFRPVGLYVDGRLVGFAMYGALLDSGGGRNLWLDRLLIDERFQRRGYGRRFTELLIERMLSEYGEQPIYLSVYGENNGAICLYENLGFEFIHEYDSDGELIFRK, encoded by the coding sequence ATGAATTACGAGATATGCGAAATAGACGAGAAGAATAGTAAGGATGTGTTGGAACTACGCGTTTCTGAGGAGCAACGGGGATACATTGAGTCGCTGGAAGTGTGTTTGAAAGATGCAGAGGAATGGCCGGAATTTCGCCCAGTCGGGTTGTACGTCGATGGTAGATTGGTTGGCTTTGCGATGTATGGCGCGCTGTTAGATAGTGGGGGTGGACGCAATTTATGGTTAGATCGGTTGCTAATAGATGAACGTTTTCAAAGGCGAGGGTATGGACGGCGTTTCACGGAGCTGCTGATTGAGCGTATGCTATCGGAATACGGTGAGCAACCGATTTATTTGAGTGTGTACGGGGAGAACAACGGGGCGATTTGTCTTTATGAAAACTTGGGATTTGAGTTTATACATGAGTATGATTCGGACGGGGAACTGATTTTCCGGAAGTAG
- a CDS encoding cupin domain-containing protein: MMKQDAMYYVSKLELKPHPEGGYYKQTFVSNEQVTDEELSVTYDGKRKLYTSIYFLLTSTDVSHFHRLKSDELWYYHAGSSLTVHILHENGTYEEIKLGLNLDKGEVPQALVPKNSIFGSSVMEEDAFSLVGCMVSPGFEFQDFEMFTQEELLSKYPEQEEIIMKLAYEVLPEEDR, encoded by the coding sequence ATGATGAAACAAGACGCAATGTATTACGTATCCAAACTTGAACTAAAACCGCATCCGGAAGGCGGGTATTATAAGCAGACGTTTGTTTCGAATGAACAGGTAACGGATGAGGAATTATCGGTTACGTATGATGGGAAGAGGAAGCTTTATACGAGCATTTATTTTCTTTTAACGTCTACTGATGTGTCGCATTTTCATCGGTTGAAGTCGGATGAGCTGTGGTATTACCACGCGGGAAGTTCATTAACCGTTCATATTCTCCATGAAAATGGAACATATGAAGAGATTAAGCTTGGACTAAATCTTGACAAAGGAGAAGTCCCCCAAGCTCTCGTTCCGAAAAACTCAATCTTTGGATCATCTGTAATGGAAGAGGATGCATTTTCATTAGTAGGTTGCATGGTGTCTCCTGGCTTTGAATTCCAGGATTTTGAGATGTTCACGCAGGAAGAGCTGCTGTCAAAGTATCCTGAGCAAGAGGAAATCATTATGAAATTAGCTTATGAAGTGCTTCCTGAGGAAGATAGGTGA